A region from the Clostridium beijerinckii genome encodes:
- a CDS encoding ATPase — translation MNKELVVKKEIEINADVSKAWNALINPELIKQYLFGTEAISEWKIGSPIIFRGEWEGNIYEDKGLISKLITNKVFKYAFWSPFSGLEDKPENYANITYELMEKGEDTLLSVTQDNIKTEEIFNRTCENWDIILKGLKQTVEDNIYN, via the coding sequence ATGAATAAAGAATTGGTTGTAAAGAAAGAAATTGAAATTAATGCTGATGTATCTAAAGCTTGGAACGCCTTGATAAATCCTGAATTGATAAAACAGTATTTATTTGGTACTGAAGCAATTTCTGAATGGAAAATCGGAAGTCCTATAATTTTTAGAGGAGAGTGGGAAGGGAATATCTATGAGGACAAGGGATTAATTTCAAAACTAATAACAAATAAAGTTTTCAAATATGCTTTTTGGTCTCCTTTCTCTGGTTTGGAAGATAAACCAGAAAATTATGCAAACATAACTTATGAATTGATGGAAAAAGGTGAAGATACTTTACTTTCAGTTACTCAAGACAATATTAAAACAGAAGAAATATTTAATCGAACTTGTGAAAACTGGGACATTATTCTCAAAGGATTGAAACAAACAGTTGAAGATAATATTTATAACTAA
- a CDS encoding glyoxalase, which translates to MKAQINLITIWTNDIDKMKNFYNQVLGFRIESDLGNYVEFENDGARFAICMRDVMYVYSSEYRKESFGQGFELAFPCENPNDVDESFKELISKGATSVHEPQNMPWNQRTALFADPDGNIHEIFAEIK; encoded by the coding sequence ATGAAAGCACAAATTAATCTTATTACGATTTGGACAAATGATATAGATAAAATGAAAAATTTCTATAATCAAGTTCTTGGATTTAGAATTGAAAGTGACCTTGGTAATTATGTTGAATTTGAAAACGATGGAGCAAGATTTGCTATTTGTATGAGAGATGTTATGTATGTGTATAGTAGTGAATATAGGAAAGAGTCATTTGGACAAGGCTTTGAACTTGCTTTCCCATGTGAAAATCCTAATGATGTTGATGAATCATTTAAGGAGTTAATCTCTAAAGGAGCAACATCTGTTCATGAACCACAAAATATGCCTTGGAATCAAAGAACAGCACTATTTGCTGACCCAGATGGAAATATACATGAAATTTTTGCAGAAATTAAATAG
- a CDS encoding cytoplasmic protein, with product MTVYIAFLRGINIGGKNIIKMTDLKRVFESIGFCEVKTYIQSGNVLFKSNEAEKSLCNKIEHEIEAVFGIPVKVILRTSTELEQIILNCPFSKDEVTEAETLSEVESLYVALLAHNPLKEKIEYIDVYRTESDKYHIVGRNVYLLFHHSIRNSKLANNLYKLNVSTTVRNWKTLSKLAVLAKTMEI from the coding sequence ATGACAGTTTATATAGCATTTTTAAGAGGTATTAACATAGGTGGAAAAAATATAATTAAGATGACAGATTTGAAACGAGTATTTGAATCAATTGGGTTTTGTGAAGTAAAAACATATATTCAAAGTGGAAATGTTCTATTCAAATCAAATGAAGCAGAGAAATCTCTGTGTAATAAAATTGAACATGAGATTGAGGCAGTTTTTGGAATTCCTGTAAAAGTTATTTTGAGGACATCTACAGAGTTAGAACAGATTATTTTGAATTGCCCATTCTCGAAGGATGAAGTAACAGAAGCAGAGACGTTATCCGAAGTAGAGAGTCTGTATGTTGCATTATTGGCACATAATCCTTTAAAAGAAAAGATTGAGTACATAGATGTTTATAGAACTGAAAGTGATAAATATCATATTGTAGGGAGAAATGTATATCTTTTATTCCATCATAGTATTCGAAATTCAAAACTTGCTAATAATCTTTATAAATTGAATGTATCAACAACTGTGCGTAATTGGAAAACATTAAGCAAACTTGCTGTATTAGCAAAAACTATGGAAATATGA